Proteins encoded in a region of the Carassius gibelio isolate Cgi1373 ecotype wild population from Czech Republic chromosome B5, carGib1.2-hapl.c, whole genome shotgun sequence genome:
- the LOC127958031 gene encoding uncharacterized protein LOC127958031, translating to MARRAFVLQCKHTVNDCTRLLLSDNPGPAVFQSSLNRLQTMLRSLEWAKGTLLHTQAADEIIHEVSDFIQEIQTSEPRAQDDSTVYRPPLIRSGSRGAPSYVITQDQLSFLLSCGFTVKQIAQILHTSISTVKRRLRCFNLLQSSSYSDISDADLDEKIRDIVAGNDQLGPEAVRAQLRTEGIRVQRCRVRSSMHRVNPRAAALRAMSQRLRRRSYRVAGPNSLWHLDGNHKLIRWRIVIHGAIDGYSRLVTFLQASNNNRSSTVMNCFLDAISKYGVPSRVRTDHGGENNAVCLFMNLFRGTERGSALRGRSTHNQRIERLWVDLWRGVSNVYYDLFHFLESEGIVDVDNEMHMWALQYVYIPRINKDLTNFKHQWNNHGLRTERHQSPLQIFVRDCLTQQSLPSTAMQEIFARPSDSTGGETNSAELVGGDSHSVSGAVSHVHWLERVTVPPNQFTVTDDEMKQLTEQIDPLEGPRENLGVNVLKNVLSFVENLRM from the exons ATGGCAAGAAGAGCGTTTGTTTTGCAGTGTAAACACACTGTTAATGACTGCACTCGCCTTTTACTGTCTGATAATCCCGGGCCTGCTGTTTTTCAGTCATCATTAAACAG ACTTCAAACCATGCTGAGGAGCCTGGAATGGGCAAAGGGGACTCTTCTACATACTCAGGCAGCAGATGAGATCATCCATGAAGTATCAGATTTTATTCAGGAGATTCAAACTTCTGAACCAAGAGCACAGGATG ACAGCACTGTATATCGACCTCCACTGATTCGTAGTGGATCCAGAGGTGCACCATCTTATGTCATTACACAGGATCAGCTGTCATTTTTGTTGTCTTGTGGCTTCACTGTAAAACAGATTGCACAAATTCTACACACCTCCATATCCACAGTCAAGCGACGTTTAAG GTGCTTCAATCTGTTGCAGTCTTCCTCATACTCAGATATATCTGATGCAGATTTAGATGAAAAAATTAGGGATATAGTGGCTGGAAATGACCAACTTGGACCAGAGGCAGTTCGAGCACAACTGAGGACAGAGGGAATTCGGGTTCAGAGGTGCAGAGTGCGGAGCAGTATGCATCGTGTCAACCCAAGGGCTGCAGCTCTCAGAGCAATGTCTCAGAGACTACGTAGAAGGTCCTACCGTGTCGCAGGACCTAATTCTTTATGGCATCTTGATGGAAATCACAAACTAATAAG ATGGAGGATAGTAATTCATGGTGCCATTGATGGCTACAGTCGGCTTGTCACCTTTCTCCAAGCATCTAACAACAATCGCAGCAGCACTGTCATGAACTGCTTCTTGGATGCCATTTCCAAATATGGAGTCCCTTCCAGAGTAAGGACTGACCATGGGGGAGAGAACAATGCAGTGTGCTTGTTCATGAACCTGTTCAGAGGCACTGAACGAGGGAGTGCTCTTAGAGGAAGAAGTACACACAATCAGAGGATTGAAAGACTTTGGGTCGATCTGTGGCGTGGGGTGTCAAATGTGTACTATGACCTTTTCCACTTTCTTGAGAGTGAGGGCATTGTGGATGTAGATAATGAAATGCACATGTGGGCTCTGCAATATGTCTACATCCCAAGAATTAACAAAGACTTGACAAATTTTAAACACCAGTGGAACAATCATGGTTTACGAACCGAGAGACACCAGTCACCTCTACAAATCTTTGTCCGGGATTGCCTGACACAACAGAGTCTGCCAAGTACTGCAATGCAGGAGATATTTGCAAGACCCTCAGACTCCACTGGAGGAGAGACTAATTCAGCAGAGCTTGTTGGTGGTGACAGTCATTCTGTATCTGGAGCGGTATCTCATGTGCATTGGCTTGAACGAGTTACCGTACCTCCAAACCAGTTCACTGTGACTGATGATGAGATGAAACAACTCACAGAACAAATTGATCCACTTGAAGGTCCCCGGGAAAATCTTGGAGTAAATGTACTTAAAAATGtcctttcttttgtggaaaacCTAAGAATGTAA
- the LOC127958578 gene encoding rho-related GTP-binding protein RhoG-like, with protein MQTIKCVVVGDGAVGKTCLLISYTTNAFPDEYIPTVFDNYSTQTCVDGRAVSLNLWDTAGQEEYDRLRTLSYPQTHVFIICFSVASPSSHANVRHKWHPEVCHHCPGVPVLLVGTKRDLRGDKETLEKLKEQGMSPTTPQQGGALARSIGAVQYLECSALLQEGVREVFNEAVRAVLYPNAKKHSKKCVLL; from the coding sequence ATGCAGACCATAAAGTGTGTTGTTGTTGGTGACGGTGCAGTGGGAAAGACCTGTCTGTTAATCTCCTACACTACTAATGCCTTCCCAGACGAGTACATTCCTACGGTTTTTGACAACTACAGCACTCAGACCTGTGTGGACGGCCGTGCCGTCAGCCTCAACCTGTGGGACACAGCTGGTCAGGAGGAGTACGACCGCCTGCGAACCCTGTCTTACCCGCAGACGCATGTCTTCATCATCTGTTTTTCTGTGGCCAGCCCTTCCTCTCACGCCAATGTCCGGCATAAATGGCACCCGGAGGTGTGCCACCACTGTCCTGGTGTGCCTGTGTTGCTGGTAGGCACTAAGAGAGACCTGCGAGGGGACAAGGAGACTCTGGAGAAGCTGAAAGAGCAGGGGATGAGTCCAACCACTCCGCAGCAGGGCGGCGCATTGGCCCGCAGCATTGGTGCTGTGCAGTATCTGGAGTGCTCGGCCCTTCTGCAGGAGGGGGTCAGAGAGGTCTTCAACGAAGCAGTCAGGGCCGTTCTTTACCCCAATGCCAAGAAGCACAGCAAGAAATGTGTGCTGTTATAA